A segment of the Leptolyngbya sp. NIES-3755 genome:
CCTTCAATGGCGTTCAATGCCATTACTAGCGAATGTGCCATTGTCCCAGTCGGTTTCCGTCCCAACTTCAACGCCGCCAATACATTCGAGGTCGCATCTAATCCACCTGCTAACGCCGCACGAGCCGCCCATATTGATCCCTGTGGACTAAATGCCCGCCGAGTTCCAAACTCTAGTAAAGTTGCTTCTTTGCCTGCAATGTCTCGCATTCGAGCCGCACGAGTCGCAATTAAGGTTTGATAATTAATTGTATTGAGCAAATAAGTCTCAGCAATTTGAGCCTGCCACAACGGAGCTTCAACTCTCAAGATAGGTTCATTTGCAAAGACCGCTGTTCCTTCTGGGACTGCCCACACATCTCCCTCAAATCGTGCTCCTTCTAATAGCGTCCAAAACTGATCGGGTGCATGGTCAAAAATGCCCGATGATTGTAAGGCTAAAATCTGTGATTCATTGAATTGAAACTTTTCTAAATAGTCCAACGCTTGTGCGAGTCCCATTGCGATTAAATAGCCGAATCCTTTGGGCAATCGTCGAACTGAAAGTTCAAAACTGGCACGTCTTTGATCGATCTCTTCACCCACGTAGCAGGCTGACATCGTTAACTGATATAAATCAGTCAATAAACTGTAATCTTCTGGACAAATCACGAGTGCGAGATCTTCCACCCAAATTCTCCTTGGATTCAAAAGGGTTAATCAGAGTTAGGGGGCAGATTGAGAGGTCTTGTTCTAAAATTATAGTCAATTTAACCAAAAGTCAAGACCTGGAAAAGAAGAAATTTGCAAAGAACTTGGGTTATCTGGCAGAGTTTATGGTAAATAGAACGAAAAATATTGATTTAACTGATTGATTTTTTAAGAATATTGCTGTAAAGAAACTGTTGCGATCGCACAAGTTCCACCTCATCGATCGTAATCTTATTAGAAGCAAGAATACGAAATTTCAAGAAAGAAAAACGAGCGCAACTTTCTTCTAAATAATTGATGCGATTCCTGGTAAACCATTGAAGAATTTCTCATAATAAATCACATGTAGATTCGGACATGAATCATTCACCCAGTTTCGATCGTTTTGCTCCATTTAACGCACACTATTAGAGGTGATTCTTATGGCGATTCCCAAGGTCGTAGAAGAAGTGATGGACTATTTTTCGGGCGCTGTGACTCGGATTTTTGGCTTGAGTGATGATGCTTATCCTAGTACTGGGCTTCAACCCTTCAGCGGCGATGTTTATGACAAGAAACACGTGAAGAAACACTTTGAGCGCTAAGGCAAAATTGCTCATGGGTTCTAGATAAGTGACTTTCCCTCGCCTGCTTAAAAGTAGGGTCGAGGGATTTTTCAATGAATCAGTTTCTTCAAAGAGATTGTTTAGTGCATCGACGACTTTGAAAATACTCTCTAGTTGGCATTATTTTTGATATGCAAGCTCACCGAGAATGTAAGTAGCTTGAACCGCTCGATCGTCACCCATAATCATTAGGCTGAATAGTCGATCGCTTAATTCTTCCAAGGTTGTTGGCATCTCACCTTGATTTCGTAGTGCCATGATCGGAGTTGAGCGCAGATCGATCACAATAAAATCTGCTTCTTTCCCTGCATCAAAGTTGCCAATCTTATCGTCTAAACTCAATGCTCTTGCTCCTCCTAATGTAGCTAAGAACATTGCTTGAAACGGTGAAAGCTTCTGTCGTCGTAGCTGTGTGACTTTGTAAGCTTCACCTGCTGTTTGGAACATTGAAAAGCTCGTTCCACCGCCGACATCTGTGGCAAAACCAACTTTGATTGGGGCTGAAATTGCACGTTCTAAGTTGAACAAACCGCTACCGAGAAAGGTATTCGACGTGGGACAAAATGCGATCGTAGATTTCGCTTCGGATAATCGATCGAATTCTGCTTCGGTTAACTGCACACAGTGAGCAAAGATCGATCGTTCTCCCACCAGTCCAAATTGGTCATAAGCATCAACATACCCTTGACTCTCTGGGAATAGTTCTTTTACCCAAGCGACTTCATTCACATTCTCAGATAGATGCGTGTGAAGATAAACATCGGAAAACTCTTCGAGAAGCTGACCTGCATATTTTAATTGTTCCGGTGTTGAAGTCGGTGCAAATCGAGGAGTCACAGCATAGAGCGATCGACCTTTGTTATGCCATTTCTCGATCAGTGCTTTGCTCTCTTCATACGATGATTTTGCCGTGTCTCGTAAGAAATCTGGAGCATTGCGATCCATCATGACTTTGCCAGCAATTAAGCGCATCTTTCTGCGATCGCTTTCTTCAAACAAAGCTTCAACGGATTCGGGAAATACAGCCGCGAGAACTAATGCAGTGGTGGTTCCATTTCGCAGAAGCTGATCAATAAAAATGGGTGCAATTTGGTCACAGTAAGCTTTATCTCGGAACTTTCGCTCAACTGGAAACGTAAACTTCTCCAACCATTCGAGCAATTGTTCTCCATAAGCTGCCATCATTTCGGTTTGTGGAAAATGAATGTGTAGATCAATAAAACCAGGCAGGATGAGATTATTTGCGTAATGGATCGTTTCAATTCCTGCATATCGGTCTTTTAACTGATCATATTCACCCAGTTCTTTGATTGTTCCGTTTTCAATTACTAGCAAACCATCAGAAAAATACCGCACACTTTCAAGCTCAGACACAGAGAACGGATCAGCGACAAAATCTAAAATTGCACTGCGAAAGGCTTTGACAGTCATCGAACTATCGGGGGGCTAAACTTCTGGCTCGATTGTAGACGGTCAGAATGCCAGAATCACAGGTACGATTGAAAAGAAGCGATGACCAAACTGCATGAATCCGTTACTTGCCCTCAACTATGAGCCAGCGTTTGAGCGATTAGGAGATGAATTCTTCGATCGTGTTTCTGCCGCTCAGTTTCCCCAACATCTGCTCCGATTTCGCAACGAGGATATCTTGGCGCAGTTGGGCTTATCCGATGTGACGGATGAGGATTTTATCGAGGCATTTGGTAAGTTTCAGGGACGAGAACCGTTCCTGGCAATGCGGTATCACGGCTACCAGTTTGGTACGTATAATCCTGCGCTTGGAGATGGTCGCGGCTTTTTGTATGGGCAAGTTCGTGCGAATGATGGTGAATTGTACGATTTTGGCACGAAAGGATCAGGAAGAACGCCTTACTCACGGGGCGGAGATGGGCGATTAACTTTGAAAGGGGGCGTTCGGGAAGTGTTAGCGGCAGAAATGTTGCATCGATTAAAGGTGAGAACTTCACGCTGTTTGAGCTTGGTGGAAACGGGAGAAGGACTTTGGCGCGGAGATGAACCGTCCCCGACTCGATCGTCAGTCATGATTCGGTTTAATCGATCGCATATTCGATTCGGGACATTCGAGCGATTAGATGCGATTAACCGCAAAGATTTGATTGCAATTCTGCTCGATCATGTGATTGAAATTTACTATCCGCATTTGAGCAATGAACGCGATCGATACGCTCTATTTTATTCAGAATTAGTCGAAAAAGTTGCAGAATTAGTCGCGCAATGGATGGCAGCAGGATTTTGTCACGCAGTTTTGAATACTGACAATATGTCTGTGACGGGTGAAAGTTTTGATTATGGTCCGTTTGCGTTTATTCCGTCCTATCAACCGGACTTTACAGCGGCTTACTTTGATTACTATGGTCGGTATTCATATACGAATCAGCCAGAGATTTGCTACTGGAATTTAGAAATGTTGCAGATTCCATTGAGACGAGTCATTGCTGAAACGGATCTAAAATCTGGTTTGGAAAAGTTTGAGTCGCATTATCAGAAAGCCTATCAAAAACGAATGCTATATCGATTGGGATTTGAGCAATTAGAAGCGTCGATCGCAAAAGATTTAGTCTACCGAACTGTTGAATTTTTACAGGCAGCACAGATTGATTATCACGATTTCTTTTGGCAAATTACAAAACAGTTCGATCGGAGTTGGAGCGAGAACGCGAGTCATATTTTTTCTCAGCACGAAACATCAAATACGGAGTTAGCGCGATCGTTTGAGAATTGGCGACAAAGTTACTGTCAGGCATTGAATACCTTAAGCAATGTTGAGATCGACCAAATTCCCGATCGCTTAAATTCCTACAATTCTGAGGTTAGTCTAGTTCGTTCAGAGATTGAAGACGTTTGGAACCCAATCGCAGATGACGACAATTGGCAACCGTTCTATGATTTGTTAACTCGAATTCGTAAGTAAGGCAATGCTGCAAACTCCTGTTTTATTGACTTCGCGATTGATTGTTCGATTGCTTCAGCACA
Coding sequences within it:
- a CDS encoding hypothetical protein (similar to AA sequence:cyanobase_aa:LBDG_43180); its protein translation is MNPLLALNYEPAFERLGDEFFDRVSAAQFPQHLLRFRNEDILAQLGLSDVTDEDFIEAFGKFQGREPFLAMRYHGYQFGTYNPALGDGRGFLYGQVRANDGELYDFGTKGSGRTPYSRGGDGRLTLKGGVREVLAAEMLHRLKVRTSRCLSLVETGEGLWRGDEPSPTRSSVMIRFNRSHIRFGTFERLDAINRKDLIAILLDHVIEIYYPHLSNERDRYALFYSELVEKVAELVAQWMAAGFCHAVLNTDNMSVTGESFDYGPFAFIPSYQPDFTAAYFDYYGRYSYTNQPEICYWNLEMLQIPLRRVIAETDLKSGLEKFESHYQKAYQKRMLYRLGFEQLEASIAKDLVYRTVEFLQAAQIDYHDFFWQITKQFDRSWSENASHIFSQHETSNTELARSFENWRQSYCQALNTLSNVEIDQIPDRLNSYNSEVSLVRSEIEDVWNPIADDDNWQPFYDLLTRIRK
- a CDS encoding guanine deaminase (similar to AA sequence:cyanobase_aa:LBDG_07640), with protein sequence MTVKAFRSAILDFVADPFSVSELESVRYFSDGLLVIENGTIKELGEYDQLKDRYAGIETIHYANNLILPGFIDLHIHFPQTEMMAAYGEQLLEWLEKFTFPVERKFRDKAYCDQIAPIFIDQLLRNGTTTALVLAAVFPESVEALFEESDRRKMRLIAGKVMMDRNAPDFLRDTAKSSYEESKALIEKWHNKGRSLYAVTPRFAPTSTPEQLKYAGQLLEEFSDVYLHTHLSENVNEVAWVKELFPESQGYVDAYDQFGLVGERSIFAHCVQLTEAEFDRLSEAKSTIAFCPTSNTFLGSGLFNLERAISAPIKVGFATDVGGGTSFSMFQTAGEAYKVTQLRRQKLSPFQAMFLATLGGARALSLDDKIGNFDAGKEADFIVIDLRSTPIMALRNQGEMPTTLEELSDRLFSLMIMGDDRAVQATYILGELAYQK
- a CDS encoding hypothetical protein (hypothetical protein PCC7424_5126;~similar to AA sequence:cyanobase_aa:LBDG_45370) encodes the protein MAIPKVVEEVMDYFSGAVTRIFGLSDDAYPSTGLQPFSGDVYDKKHVKKHFER